AAGCTTGCAAAAGTTTAGCTTTATTTAAGATTCATGAACGTCATTTTGTTTATTCTTATACTAAATCTTTATGGTTACATTGTATTTTTTTTGAGGATGTATAGCATCAGTACATCTTACTACGATGAATAATACCCCGCCCTAAACCGACGGACTTACTTTTGCAGGAGCTTTAGACGCTAGATGATTACGCCCTCGATCGCAGACTCGGTGTTATTGCTTCAAGAAGTCCTGTTTTTTCAATTTTACTAAGCATTTCTCTTCAATAATATTGGTATTGTAGAACAGTAAGTATAAAAAAAGACTAAAGAAAGCTATTTAAACCTCAAATTATGACAGCATTATTGATAGCAGGTACTGATACAGATGTCGGTAAAACTTTCATTACGATCGCTTTAACTACATATTGGCAAAAATATCGTTTAAATCAAAATAGTAACGTTCAAGATATTTTAAGCATATTTAAGCTAATTCAGACTGGCACTGGAGATGTTGAGTTGTATCACAGTCTATTTGACGATGCTAAAGGGATAGAAATAATTGCTCCGTTACGTTTTGATGCTCCTGTCGCTCCACCCGTCGCTGCTGCCAAGGAAGGAAAAATCATCGAATTAGGTTCCCTCTGGCAAAAATATAGTGCTGCTATACAAAAATCAGACTTAATAATTTTAGAATCTTTAGGTGGTTTAGGCTCTCCCGTAACAAATGAATTAATTGTAGGGAATATTGCAGCAGACTGGCGTTTACCTACGGTATTGGTTGTTCCTGTTAAGCTAGGTGCGATCGCCAATGCTGTGGCTAACGTTGCTCTGGCGCGTAGCCTTAATATTGATTTACGGGGAATTATTCTTAACTGTTCTCAACCCGAAGCGGAGGGGAGAATAGAAGATTTAACTCCGAGCGATCTGATTGAGTCTTTGACACAAGTAACAATTATTGGCACTTTGCCTTACATTAAAGACTTGGCAAATAGGGATAATCTGGCTCGAACGGTTGCTAACTGGGATCTAGAGTTGGTTTTTCCCAAGCCAAAAGTTCATTCTAGAAATACGAAGCTCGGGATTTGAGGAACACTTTAGCTCGGCTGAAGCAATGCAACTTTTGTTCCTCTATCCCTTTAATTAGTTAGTTAATAAAATTAAATCTACCAACTAGATTTAACTACACCAGGAAGCAATCCTTCATGCGCCCATTCTCTAAGAACGTTACGAGATAAACCAAAATCGCGGTAATAACCTCTGGGTCTACCTGTTAACATACAACGATTGCGCTGGCGAGTAGAAGAGCTATCTCTAGGTAATCTTTGGATTTGACGGCTAATTTCCAGCTTTTGCGCCGCAGAAGTAGCTGTACGCAGGCTTTCTTTTAATTCTGCTCTTTTATCAGCGTATTTTTCAATTAAGTGAGCGCGTTTCTTTTCACGCTCTACCATCGCTTTCTTTGCCATAAAAATTTATTGATTTTAATGTGAACACACAGTTTCCTAGTATAACTCGAACTTGAAGTGGATGTATAATTCTTCAACAGCTTAGATTATTTTCCATTTAAAGCAAACAATCTACATGAAGCTAGTTGAAAATAAGTCATAAGTTCT
Above is a genomic segment from Coleofasciculaceae cyanobacterium containing:
- the bioD gene encoding dethiobiotin synthase gives rise to the protein MTALLIAGTDTDVGKTFITIALTTYWQKYRLNQNSNVQDILSIFKLIQTGTGDVELYHSLFDDAKGIEIIAPLRFDAPVAPPVAAAKEGKIIELGSLWQKYSAAIQKSDLIILESLGGLGSPVTNELIVGNIAADWRLPTVLVVPVKLGAIANAVANVALARSLNIDLRGIILNCSQPEAEGRIEDLTPSDLIESLTQVTIIGTLPYIKDLANRDNLARTVANWDLELVFPKPKVHSRNTKLGI
- the rpsN gene encoding 30S ribosomal protein S14, whose product is MAKKAMVEREKKRAHLIEKYADKRAELKESLRTATSAAQKLEISRQIQRLPRDSSSTRQRNRCMLTGRPRGYYRDFGLSRNVLREWAHEGLLPGVVKSSW